The Stenotrophomonas maltophilia genome segment GTGGGCGCGGTACTGCTTGGCCACCGAGTCGATCACATCCGGCGTGGTGCCGGTCGGGCCGTCACTCCAGCCTTCGGGCACGGTGCCGGGCTTCTTGGCATTGTCACCGTCGTTGTAGCAATCGGCATCGCCGTAGGACAGCGCCCAGCGCGCGACCATGTTCGGGCGGCCGGTCAGCTGGGTGTAGCGCTCGATCAGTTTCGGCAGGTCGGCGCCGACGAAGTAATAGGCATCGAAGCGGTCTTCGCGGTGCAGCAGCGTGGCCTGGTCGGCCTCGCGCAGATCGTAGCTGCCATCGCTCCAGGTGTTGCGCAGCATGCCCCAGCCACGGCTGCTCAGCAGCATCGGTGCAGGGCTGGGGCGGTCGCCCTCTTCCCAGCCGCCGGAGTAGGACACGTCCAGCTCGCGGCCCTTGAACTGGTAACGGCCGTTCTGCTGGCCGCCACCGAAGTAGCCCTCATCGGCCTGCGAGGACAGCACCTGCACGCTCTGCGTGGCATCCAGGTCCAGCGGCTGCAGTTCCTGCCACAGCGCGGTGGGCTGGCCGTTGTCCAGGCGTTCCAGGCGCATGCGCAGCGGCTGCCGCTGTACATGCAGGACCAGTGCATCGGTGCGCACGCGGATTTCCTGTGCGTCTTCTTCCAGCTGCGCCTTCACGTTCGCCTTGGGCTGCGGCAGCACGATCGGTGCGGCCTTGTCGCCGGCACCGGTCAGCGTGCCGTTGCGGCCGGCCTGCACGCGGATGATGTCGGTGGCCGGCAGTTCGATGCGGATGCGCGCGCCCTTGTCGGTCTGCAGGTCCCAGCCCTGCACGCCGTCGCCGCTGGCGCTGGCGGCAACCGAACGCAGGTTGCCGACCGGCTCGGCCTGGGCCGGCATGGACGCCAGCATCAATGCCGGCAACAGGGCCAGCATCAGCGGCGAGCGACGAACGCAGTTTTCCACGCGGACTCCCAACCCGTTCACCGGGCGTTTCGAAAGCGATTGGGCCGACTCTAGGGCAGCGATTCGAAAGATGTCAACAAATTGAAAAGAAAAAGGAAGATATATTCCATTGAAACGAAAGTTGGTGCGCCGCAATACTTTGTGTAATCGCTTGCACACGCCTGTTAAGCATTGTGCGATACGGCATCCGGCGGATTCTTGCGTTTTCCCACGTGCTCTGGGCAGAGCGAAGTCGGCGTCACATTTTCTTTCTTTTTACTTTCGCTATTTGACATTTCGAAAGAAAACACAGATGGTGCGCTGGCCCAACTGGAACCTGCGAATGGACGTCACCCTGCTTTCCGATGTGTCCGCCTGGCAGCGCCTTGGCGGAGCCGATACCGCTACCGAAATCGCCCAGCAGCCTGCGCTGTGGGAAGCCCTCGCACAGGACCTGTCGCGTGCCCGCGACCGCCTGCAGGCCTTCCTCGGCGACAGCCTCAACGATCCCAACCAGCGCGTGCTGTTCACCGGCGCCGGCAGCTCCGGCTTCATCGCCGAAATGGTGGCCGACGCGATCAACGCGCAGTGGCCAGCCGATGTGCGCGTGGTGCACACCACCAGCCTGCTGACCCACCCGGCGCTGTACCTGCAGCGCGACCGCCCGACCCTGCTGGTCTCGTTCGGCCGCAGCGGTTCCAGCCCGGAAAGCGTGGCGGCGGTTGACCGCGTGCGCAGCGACGTGGATGACGCGCGCTTCCTCGACATCACCTGCAACGCCGATGGCGAACTGGCCCGCCGTGGGGCCGGCCGTGCCGATACCTGCACCCTGCTGATGCCGTCGGCCAGCTGCGACCGCGCCTTCGCCATGACCAGCAGCCTGACCTGCATGCTGTTGGCCGCGCTGACCGTGTTCGATCGTTCGCCGTGGGATGCGCGCGTGGCGCGCCTGAAGCAGATCGCCGCGCTGGCCCGCGAAGGCCAGGCGCAGTGGGACGCACCGGTGGCGGCGCTGGCGCAGCGCCCGTTCAACCGCATCATCTACCTCGGCAGCGGCCCGCTGGAAGCGCTGGCACGCGAGTGCGCGCTGAAGGTGCTGGAACTGACCGCCGGCCGCGTGCTGGCGCTGGCCAACACCCCGCTGGGCTTCCGTCATGGGCCGAAGTCGACGCTGGATGGCAACACCCTGGTGGTGGTGCTGCGCAGCGTGCAGCCGCTGGCGCGCCGCTACGAACAGGACCTGCTGGAAGAACTGCGCCGCGACGGCGTGGCCGGCCAGGTGCTGGCGATCGGCCCGCATTCGGACATCGGCGCCGATGACGAATACACCCTCACCGTGCCGGCACTGGACGACCCGTGGCTGGCGCCGGTGTGGCTGGGCTTCGCGCAGCTGTTCGCGCTGCAGCGCTCGGCCGCGCTTGGCCTGACCCCGGACAACCCGTTCCCGGATGGCACCGTCAACCGCGTCGTCAAGGGCGTCACCATCCACCATGGCTGAGCTGATCGCCCACGCCTGCTACGGCATCGACATCGGCGGCACCAAGATCGAGCTGGTGGCGTGCGATGCGGCGATGCAGGTCACCTGGCGCCGCCGCGTGGCCACCCCACAGGGTGACTACGACGGCTTCCTGCAGGCGGTGGTGGCGCTGGTGGCCGAGGCGGACGCCGCCCTCGGCCGCAGCGATGCGGCCATCGGCATCGCCCTGCCCGGCGTGCGTGACCGCCGCAGCGGCCGCCAGCTCAGCGCGAACGTGCCTGCACTGACCGGCCAATGCGTGGCGCAGGATCTGCAGGCACGCCTGCAGCGCCCGCTCCACTTCGGCAACGATCTGCAGTGCTTTGCCCTGTCTGAAGCGCACGGCGGCGCGGCTGACGGCTACCCCAGCATGTTCGGCGCCATCCTCGGCACTGGTGCCGGCGGCGGCTTCTGCCTGCACGGCCGGCTGCTGTCCGGCTTCAACGGCCTGGCCGGCGAATGGGGCCACTGGAGCGTGCCCGGCCACCTGCTGCAGCGCCACGGCCTGCCGCTGCTGGACTGCGGCTGCGGCCTGCAGGGCTGCGTGGAGCGCTATGTGTCCGGCAGCGGTGTGGCGATGATCGAGCGGCACCTCGGTGGCAGCGCCGCCGACGCCAGCGCCGTGATCGCCCTGGCCGAAGCCGGCGATGCACGTGCGCGCAAGGCGTTGGACATCCACCGCGATCTGCTTGGCCACAGCCTGGCCGCGCTGGTGCTGGCGCTGGACCCGCACGTGATCGTGCTCGGCGGTGGTCTCTCGCAGTACGCGCCGCTGTACCAGCAGCTGCCGTCGGCCATCGCTGCCCATCTGTTCAACGGCGTGCAGGTACCGCCGATCGTGCCGCCGCGCTTCGGCGATGCCGGTGGCGCACGTGGTGCCGCCCTGCTCGCCTGCCAACCCTCGTTTTCCTGATGTCCGGAGCCTGACCATGTCCCCGTTGCAGACCCTGCTTGCCTCCCACCGCGCCGGTGCCAACGTCGGCCTGTACAGCGTCTGCTGCAGCAACGAGCAGGTGCTGCGCGCGGCCATGCGCGTGGCGCTGGCGCATGGCACCGTGCTGCTGATCGAGGCGACCTCCAACCAGGTCGACCAGTTCGGCGGCTACACCGGCATGACCCCGCCGCAGTACCGCGATTACGTCGGCACGCTGGCCGATGAGGAAGGCTTCCCGCGCGAGCGGCTGATCCTGGGCGGTGACCACCTCGGCCCGAATGCCTGGCAGAAGCGCCCGGCCGCCGAAGCGATGACCCACGCGCGCGTGCTGATCGAAGCCTACGTCGCCGCCGGTTTCCACAAGATCCATCTCGACTGCAGCATGTCCTGCGCCGATGACCCGGTGCCGCTGCCCGATGCCATCGTTGCCGCACGCTCGGCCGAGCTGGCCGAGATCGCCGAACGCACCGCCGCCGAACACGGCCTGCCGCCGCCGGTCTACGTGATCGGTACCGAGGTGCCGATTCCCGGTGGAGAAGCCTCGCTTGCCGAGGGCCTGCAGGTGACCACGCCGGCCGCCGCCGCGCAGACCCTGGCCATCCACCAGCAGGCGTTCGACACGCCGCAGCTGCGTGATGCGTGGCAGCGCGTGATCGCGATGGTGGTGCAGCCTGGCGTCGACTTCGACCACAGCAGCGTGCACGAGTACGACCCGGCCGCCGCCAGCACGCTGGCCGACTTCCTGGAACAGCAGCCACGCATCGTGTTCGAGGCGCACTCCACCGACTACCAGCGCGAAAGCGGCCTGCACGCGCTGGTGCGCGACCACTTCGCCATCCTCAAGGTCGGCCCGGCGGCGACCTTCGCCTACCGCGAAGCGCTGTTCGCGCTGGCCGCGATCGAGGCCGAACTGCTGCCGGCCGCACAATGCTCGCGCCTGCCGCAGGTACTGGACGAGGTGATGGTGGCGCAGCCGAAGTACTGGCAGTCCTACTACCAGGGCGATGAGGCAGCGCTGCGCCTGCTGCGCAGTTACTCCTTCAGCGACCGCTGCCGCTACTACTGGGGCGAGCCGGCGCTGGTACAGGCGGTGCAGACCCTGTTCGCCAACCTGGAACAGCACGCGCCGCCGCTGGTGCTGCTCAGCCAGTACCTGCCGGAACAGTACCGCGCCGTGCGCGAAGGCACCCTGGCCAACACCCCCACCGCACTGGTGCAGCACCGTATCGGCCTGTGCCTGGGTGAGTACGCCCGTGCCTGCAGCGCCAACCAGGCCGGAACCCGCACTCACCACGCAGGTTCGGCTGCCGCCGTTGCTGCGAACGGCTAATCTCTACCTTTCCCCGCGACACCGAGAATGGCCATGCGCAACACCCGCTCCCGCCGGCAACAGATCCTGCAGCTGCTGATCGAGCACGGCTCGGTGCAGGTGGCCGATCTGGTCGAGCGCTTCGGCGTGTCGGCGGTGACCATCCGTGCCGACCTGACCCATTTCGAATCGCAGGGCCTGGCCAACCGTACCCACGGTGGCGCCACGCTGGTGCGCACGCCGCCGCAGGAACAGGACATCCACGAAAAGGACGCACTGAACCTGCCGCTGAAGGAATCGATCGGCGCGTGTGCCGCGCGCCTGGTACGGCCTGGTGACAACATCATCATCGACTCCGGCTCGACCACGATGACCCTGGCCCGCCACCTGCGCACGCAGCGCGACGTGACGGTGATGACCAACGGGCTGAACATCGCCTGGGAACTGGCCAACGCGGCCGGCATCAACGTGCTGCTGACCGGCGGCCTGCTGCGCCAGCAGTCGCTGTCGCTGCAGGGCAGCCAGGCCGAAGCCAGCCTCAACTCCTACAGCTTCGACACGCTGTTCCTGGGCGTGGATGGCCTGGACCTGCAGTTCGGGTTGACCACCCATGACGAAGCCGAAGCCCGCCTCAACCATCGCATGGTCGAGCGTGCACGCCGTATCGTGGTGCTGACCGACGCCTCCAAGTTCGGGCGCGTCAGCCTGCACCGCATCGCCCTGCTGGATCAGATCCACACCATCATCACCGATGCCGGCATCGACGACGCAACCCGCGAGGGACTGCAGCGGCTGGGCATCGAGGTGATCATCGCCGAGCCCACCGCATGAGCGACACCCGTTCCCTGCATGGCCGCATCCTCACCCCGCTGGGTTGGCGGCGTGGCCACGTCCACTTCGATTCCCACGTGCGCCAGCTGCAGGTGGACGACCACAGCGGCGCTGACGATCTGCAGCTGCCGGTGATCCTGCCCGGCTTCATCGACCTGCATGTGCACGGCGCTGCAGGGGTGGACCTGATGCAGGGCGGCGACGTGGCGCGCACCATCGCCCGCACCCATCTGCGCTTCGGTACCACCACGCTGCTGGCGACCACCATGACCGCCGGCCTGGATGAGATCGAGCACGCGCTGCACGGCGTGGCCGCCACCATGGCCGCACCCGATGCAGACGCCGCCAGCATCGTCGGCGTACATCTGGAAGGGCCGTTCATCAGCCCGCAGCGGCTGGGCGCGCAGCCCAACCGCACCATCGAGGCGACGCTGGCGCTGGTACAGCAGCTGCACGCGCTGGCGCCGATCCGGGTGATGACGCTGGCGCCGGAGATCGGCGAGCACACCGCGCTGATTCCCGCGCTTTCGGCAATGGGCATCCGCGTGCAGCTCGGCCACAGCGCCGGTACCTACGAAGAAGGTGTTGCTGCGCTGCAGGCCGGTGCCTCCGGCTTCACCCATCTGTTCAACGGCATGACCGGCGTCGATCACTATCGCCCGGGCATCGCGGCGGCAGCACTCGCGCATGCGCAGTACGCCGAGATCATTCCCGACCTGCAGCACATCCATCCCGGCGTGATCCGCCTGGCCGCGCGCGCGATCCCGCGCCTGTACGCAGTGACCGACGCGACTGCCGCCACCGGCATGCCCGACGGCGAGTACGCGCTGGGCGAGCAGCGCGTGCACAAGTGCGGCGGCTGCGTGCGCCTGGCTACCGGTTCACTGGCCGGCAGCGCGCTGACCATGGACCAGGCGCTGCGCAACCTGGTGCAGGTGGGCCTGGAGCTGGCCGATGCCTCGCAACGTGTCTCCACCTTCCCGGCCGACTACCTGGGCCTGGGCGATCGCGGCCGCATCGCGCCCGACGCCCGCGCCGACCTGGTGGTGCTGGACGCCGAACTGCGCCTGCAGCAGGTGGTGGTGGGTGGGCGCGTGGCGGATTTGAACGCAACACCAGCCTGACGCACCGCGCCTTTGTAGAGTCGAGCCATGCTCGACTGCTCTGCCGCGCCATGCGCGGTCAGTCGAGCATGGCTCGACTCTACAGAAAGCAATCCGCACCGAAACACCTTCTGGGATATGCCGATGACTGCACGCACCGCTCCGCGCTGGCCCGTACGCTACCTGCTCTTCATCGGCGGCCTGGGTGGCCTGCTGTACGGCATCGACATCGGCATCATCGCCGGCGCCCTGCCCTATCTCGAAGCAACTGCCAGCCACGCCTGGCAGCTCAGCAGCCAGCAGCTCGGCTTCGTGGTGGCAGCGGTGCTGCTGGGCAGCGTGCTGTCCTCGCTGTTCGCCGGCATGGTTGCCGACCTGATCGGCCGCCGCGGCGCGATGCTGCTGGCCGGCCTGCTGTTCACTGCCTCGATTCCGATCATGGCACTGGCCTCCGGCTACACGCCGCTGCTGCTGGGACGCCTGCTGCAGGGCATCAGTGGCGGTTTGATCGGCGTAGTGATTCCACTGTACCTGGCCGAAGTGCTCAGCCCCGAGCGACGTGGGCGCGGTGCGGCGATGTTCCAGCTGCTGCTGACCGTTGGCCTGGTGCTGGCAGCCCTGATCGGCCTGTACCACGCTCACGCCGTGGATGCCGCCGCCGAAGCCGTGCGTTCGCTGCCGGTCGCGCAGCAGGCGCAGGAACTGTTCACGGTGAAGGACCACGCCTGGCGCACCATCTTCTGGACCTGCCTGGCGCCAGGCCTGCTGTTCTGCGCCGGCATCTTCTGGCTGTCCGAATCGCCACGCTGGCTGGTACGCCGCGGCCGCATCGATGAAGCCCGCCGCAGCCTCCAGCGCGTCCTGCCCGCCGCAGATGTCGAGCCCACGCTGGCCCAGATCCAGGCGCCGGAATCGAGCAGCAGCGACGGCAAGCGCGATCCACTGCTCAGCCGCCGCTACGTGGTGCCGTTCCTGCTCGCCTGCGTGGTGCTGGCCTGCACCCAGGCTACCGGCATCAATTCGGTGCTGGCCTACGCGGTCAACATCCTCAACCAGGCCGGCCTGTCCGGTTCAGTGGCCAACGGCGCCGACGTGGCGATCAAGCTGCTCAATGCGGTGATGACCGTGGTCGCGTTGCTGCTGGTCGACCGCAAGGGCCGCAAGTTCCTGCTGATGCTCGGCAGTGGTGGCATCTGCGTGGCCCTGCTGGCCGCGGCCGCGCTGTTCTTCCAGGCCGAGCGTGGCCGCGCCGATGTGCAACCGCAGCTGCAGGCGGCGGTCAGCGGCGATGGCCTGCAACTGGTTCTGGATGACGCGCAGTGGCAGCGCCTGAGCAATGGCATCGACAGCCAGGGCCGACCGATGCAGCTGACCGTGTCGTACGCGTATGGTGACTTTACCAACGTGCGCGCCCTGCGCAGCGACAACCTGACCGATCGCGAGCTGCGCATCGAGCGCGCCGGCACCGTGCAGCCCGACAGTGTGATTGGTGCGTTCTTCCGCAAGCTGCATCTGAACCCGTTCGCCGACCCGGCCAGTGCCGCGCAGGCGCCGCTGCGCATCGAACAG includes the following:
- a CDS encoding DeoR family transcriptional regulator; this encodes MRNTRSRRQQILQLLIEHGSVQVADLVERFGVSAVTIRADLTHFESQGLANRTHGGATLVRTPPQEQDIHEKDALNLPLKESIGACAARLVRPGDNIIIDSGSTTMTLARHLRTQRDVTVMTNGLNIAWELANAAGINVLLTGGLLRQQSLSLQGSQAEASLNSYSFDTLFLGVDGLDLQFGLTTHDEAEARLNHRMVERARRIVVLTDASKFGRVSLHRIALLDQIHTIITDAGIDDATREGLQRLGIEVIIAEPTA
- a CDS encoding SIS domain-containing protein encodes the protein MDVTLLSDVSAWQRLGGADTATEIAQQPALWEALAQDLSRARDRLQAFLGDSLNDPNQRVLFTGAGSSGFIAEMVADAINAQWPADVRVVHTTSLLTHPALYLQRDRPTLLVSFGRSGSSPESVAAVDRVRSDVDDARFLDITCNADGELARRGAGRADTCTLLMPSASCDRAFAMTSSLTCMLLAALTVFDRSPWDARVARLKQIAALAREGQAQWDAPVAALAQRPFNRIIYLGSGPLEALARECALKVLELTAGRVLALANTPLGFRHGPKSTLDGNTLVVVLRSVQPLARRYEQDLLEELRRDGVAGQVLAIGPHSDIGADDEYTLTVPALDDPWLAPVWLGFAQLFALQRSAALGLTPDNPFPDGTVNRVVKGVTIHHG
- a CDS encoding ROK family protein; translation: MAELIAHACYGIDIGGTKIELVACDAAMQVTWRRRVATPQGDYDGFLQAVVALVAEADAALGRSDAAIGIALPGVRDRRSGRQLSANVPALTGQCVAQDLQARLQRPLHFGNDLQCFALSEAHGGAADGYPSMFGAILGTGAGGGFCLHGRLLSGFNGLAGEWGHWSVPGHLLQRHGLPLLDCGCGLQGCVERYVSGSGVAMIERHLGGSAADASAVIALAEAGDARARKALDIHRDLLGHSLAALVLALDPHVIVLGGGLSQYAPLYQQLPSAIAAHLFNGVQVPPIVPPRFGDAGGARGAALLACQPSFS
- a CDS encoding MFS transporter — encoded protein: MTARTAPRWPVRYLLFIGGLGGLLYGIDIGIIAGALPYLEATASHAWQLSSQQLGFVVAAVLLGSVLSSLFAGMVADLIGRRGAMLLAGLLFTASIPIMALASGYTPLLLGRLLQGISGGLIGVVIPLYLAEVLSPERRGRGAAMFQLLLTVGLVLAALIGLYHAHAVDAAAEAVRSLPVAQQAQELFTVKDHAWRTIFWTCLAPGLLFCAGIFWLSESPRWLVRRGRIDEARRSLQRVLPAADVEPTLAQIQAPESSSSDGKRDPLLSRRYVVPFLLACVVLACTQATGINSVLAYAVNILNQAGLSGSVANGADVAIKLLNAVMTVVALLLVDRKGRKFLLMLGSGGICVALLAAAALFFQAERGRADVQPQLQAAVSGDGLQLVLDDAQWQRLSNGIDSQGRPMQLTVSYAYGDFTNVRALRSDNLTDRELRIERAGTVQPDSVIGAFFRKLHLNPFADPASAAQAPLRIEQARIGPVPPPAHGWAVAACILVFVAFFAVGPGVCVWLALSELMPNRIRSNGMSIALLINQFVSTTIAAIFLPTVGHYGYASMFVFWAACTFVFFLVAAFWLPETKGKSLEEIEARFAGKRG
- the nagA gene encoding N-acetylglucosamine-6-phosphate deacetylase; protein product: MSDTRSLHGRILTPLGWRRGHVHFDSHVRQLQVDDHSGADDLQLPVILPGFIDLHVHGAAGVDLMQGGDVARTIARTHLRFGTTTLLATTMTAGLDEIEHALHGVAATMAAPDADAASIVGVHLEGPFISPQRLGAQPNRTIEATLALVQQLHALAPIRVMTLAPEIGEHTALIPALSAMGIRVQLGHSAGTYEEGVAALQAGASGFTHLFNGMTGVDHYRPGIAAAALAHAQYAEIIPDLQHIHPGVIRLAARAIPRLYAVTDATAATGMPDGEYALGEQRVHKCGGCVRLATGSLAGSALTMDQALRNLVQVGLELADASQRVSTFPADYLGLGDRGRIAPDARADLVVLDAELRLQQVVVGGRVADLNATPA
- a CDS encoding D-tagatose-bisphosphate aldolase, class II, non-catalytic subunit; translation: MSPLQTLLASHRAGANVGLYSVCCSNEQVLRAAMRVALAHGTVLLIEATSNQVDQFGGYTGMTPPQYRDYVGTLADEEGFPRERLILGGDHLGPNAWQKRPAAEAMTHARVLIEAYVAAGFHKIHLDCSMSCADDPVPLPDAIVAARSAELAEIAERTAAEHGLPPPVYVIGTEVPIPGGEASLAEGLQVTTPAAAAQTLAIHQQAFDTPQLRDAWQRVIAMVVQPGVDFDHSSVHEYDPAAASTLADFLEQQPRIVFEAHSTDYQRESGLHALVRDHFAILKVGPAATFAYREALFALAAIEAELLPAAQCSRLPQVLDEVMVAQPKYWQSYYQGDEAALRLLRSYSFSDRCRYYWGEPALVQAVQTLFANLEQHAPPLVLLSQYLPEQYRAVREGTLANTPTALVQHRIGLCLGEYARACSANQAGTRTHHAGSAAAVAANG